The segment TTTTTTTATCTTTCCATTCATTTAAAGTATAAGTGTATAGTGTGATTGAGTATATACCTTCCTTTTCTATTTCTTTTAAAGCTTTAAAAATTATACGATGTCTAGTAATTAAATTTTTATTAATAAAATCGTTGCTAACGATAATAATTTTCAGATGACTAATCATATTTTTATTCGTAGAATAATTATGGAGTTTGCTATCGTTGCAAATTTTAATAGAACTTATATTAATTTTTGATTCTAAGTGTTTCTTTATTTTTTCTAAATACATGAAGTTATTGTTATATCCTAATTAATTTTAGATGAAAGATAGAAATTGTGATACAAAATATTTTGTATTATATTTATAGTGTTTTTTTAAAAAAAATTGTTTTTTTGAATGAAAATTCAATGGAGAATTTATTTTATTGATAAAAATATATTTTTTTTATTTTAAATGTTATCAATTTTTAAAAAATAATTCAATTATTTCACAAATTATTGATTTTATAAGAGTATTTCTTTTTAGTTTATTATTAAATAAAAAATTTAATTAGGATTTAATTAAGAATAATTTTTTATAAGATAAAAGTTTTTAATAATAAATATTATATTTTGAGGTTTTTTGATGATATCTATAAATTTTAATAATTTTTTTAAGACATTATTATTAATTTCAGTTTTTTTTACGTTACATGGTTGCAACAGTGTTGTATTAAATCCTCATGGAACAATTGCTATAAAAGAATGTTCAATATTATTAGTATCTTTTTTAATGATGTTGGTTGTAATCATTCCTGTAATTTTTATGACTATATATTTTTCAGTTAAATATCGTGCCTCTAATATAAATGAAAAATATAAACCAGATTGGTCTGATTCTAAAAAAATAGAAGTAGTAGTATGGACAGTTCCAGTTTTAATAATTTCTTTTTTAGCTTTTTTAACATGGAATTATAGTCATATACTAGATCCTCAAAAATCTATAATTTCTAAAAATAAACCTATAAAAATAGATGTTATATCATTAGATTGGAGATGGTTATTTATTTATCCGGAATATCATATAGCAACAATCAATGAAATTATGTTTCCTGTAAATACACCTATAATTTTTCATATTACTTCTAATTCTGTCATGAATTCTTTTTTTATTCCATCTCTTGGTAGTCAAATATATGCTATGCCTGGAATGATAACTAAATTGAATTTAATTGCTAATGATCCTGGAAAATATAAAGGAATATCATCTAATTACAGTGGTAGAGGTTTTTCGAATATGAAATTTACCGCAATCTCTGTATTAAATATAAAAACTTTTGAAAATTGGATTAAAAAAGCACAAAAATCTCCTAAAAAATTAAATAATATAAACATTTTTAATCTCATTTCTTTTCCTAGCGAAAATCATTTCATAGAATATTTTTCTGATGTTAAGAAAAATTTATTTAATGAGATAATTAATGACACTTATTTAAATAAAAAAGTATTCAAACATTAGAAAGATTTAATATAAAATATTAAGTGTAGAGGAAATAAAAATGTTTGGAAAATTGACATTAAATGCTATACCTTTTGATGAACCAATTATAATGGTTACATATATATCTATTATTTTAATTGGATTATGTGTTTCTTTCAGTATTACTTATTTTAAAAAATGGAAATATTTATGGTTTGAGTGGTTTACTACTGTTGATCATAAAAAAATATCTATTATGTATGGAATACTTGCATTTATTATGTTGTTTCGTGGTTTTGTTGATGCAATATTAATGCGAACTCAACAGGTAATTGCATCTTCAGGAAATATAGGTTTTTTACCACCTCATCATTACGATCAAATTTTTACAGCTCACGGTGTTATAATGATTTTTTTTGTAGCTATGCCTCTTGTAATTGGATTAATGAATTTAGTTGTTCCATTACAAATTGGGGCTCGTGATGTAGCTTTTCCTTTTCTTAATAATCTAAGTTTTTGGTTGAATGTTAGCGGTGCTATTTTGCTCACTCTTTCGTTAGGTATAGGCGAATTTGCACAAACAGGATGGCTAGCTTATCCGCCATTGTCTGGGATAAAATATAGTCCAGGAGTAGGAGTAGATTACTGGATTTGGAGTCTTCAAATTTCTGGTATTGGAACTACTTTAACAGGTGTTAATTTTTTAGTAACAATTTTAAAAATGAGAGCACCAGGAATGTCCTTTTTTAAAATGCCAGTTTTTACCTGGGCTTCTTTATGTACTAATATTCTTATTGTAATTTCTTTCCCAGTTTTGACTACCACTCTTTTATTATTAACTTTAGATCGTTGTTTTGATTTTCATTTCTTTACTAATGATTTTGGTGGAAATGCAATGATGTATGTTAATTTAATATGGATTTGGGGTCATCCAGAAGTTTATATTTTAGTTCTTCCAGTATTTGGTGTTTTCTCAGAAGTAGTTGCTACTTTTTCAAAAAAACGTTTATTTGGATACGTATCTTTAGTTTGGGCGACTTTAGCTATTACTATTCTATCTTTTATAGTTTGGCTTCATCATTTTTTTACTATGGGTGCTGGCGCGAATGTTAATGCTTTTTTTGGCATTACTACTATGATTATAGCAATTCCTACTGGAGTAAAGATTTTCAATTGGTTATTTACTATGTATCAAGGTCGTGTTTATATGCATTCTTCTATGCTATGGACAATTGGATTTTTAATTACTTTTTCTATCGGTGGAATGACAGGTGTATTATTATCTATACCTCCTGCTGATTTTATTTTGCATAATAGTTTGTTTTTAGTCGCTCATTTTCACAATGTAATAATTGGTGGTGTTGTTTTTGGTTGTTTTGCTGGAATTAATTATTGGTTTCCTAAATTGTTTGGTTTTATTTTAAATGAAGTTTGGGGTAAGCGTGCTTTTTGGTTCTGGATTATAGGTTTTTTTACTGCTTTTATGCCATTATATTTTTTAGGTTTTATGGGAATGACTCGTCGTTTAAGTCAAAATATTGACATGGAATTTCACTTTTTGTTATCTATTGCTGCTATTGGTGCTGTTCTTATTGGTATAGGTATACTATGTCAAATAATTCAATTTTGGGTGTCAGTAAGAGATCGTCATGTTAATTTGGACATTACTGGTGATCCATGGGATGGAAGAACTCTAGAATGGTCTACTTCTTCTCCTGCTCCATTATATAATTTTGCCATTATTCCTAATGTTAAAAACAAAGATGATTTTTGGGAAAGAAAAAAACAAAAAAATCAAGTTCAAAAAAATCAATACAATGAAATTCATATGCCTAAAAATACAGGACTAGGTGTCTTCATTAGTTTTTTTTCTTTAATGTTTGGTTTTTCTGCAGTATGGAATATTATCTGGTTATGCTGTTTATCTTTTTTAATTATTATTATAAGTTTAATTGTTAAAAGTATAGATGAAAATAGTGAATACACTATATCAGTTAAAGAAATTAAAAGTATTGAAAATAAATACTTAGAAAATTGTAAAAAAGCAGGTTTAAAATGATAAAAGAAAAAATAAGAAATAATAAGTTATTTGGTCTATGGATATATTTGATGAGTGATTGTATCATATTTGCTGTGTTGTTTGCTGTATATGCGATTTTTTCTTCAAATTTTTCTACAAATTTTATTAATCATAAAATTTTTAATTTATCTTATGTTTTTTTTGAAACATTTATTTTATTATTAAGTTCATTATCATGTGGTATGTTAACTATACAAAAAAATAAAAAAAACATTAAAATAATATATTTTTATTTATTTGTAACATTTTTTTTAGGTTTATCTTTTTTGTTAATGGAAATAAATGAATTTCATGAACTTATTTTAGAAAAATTTAGTCCTAGTCAGCATGCTTTTTTTTCTATTTTTTTCACTCTTGTTGGTGTTCATGGAG is part of the Buchnera aphidicola (Rhopalosiphum maidis) genome and harbors:
- a CDS encoding BolA family protein, producing MYLEKIKKHLESKINISSIKICNDSKLHNYSTNKNMISHLKIIIVSNDFINKNLITRHRIIFKALKEIEKEGIYSITLYTYTLNEWKDKKNKEFSSIKCIKK
- the cyoB gene encoding cytochrome o ubiquinol oxidase subunit I; its protein translation is MFGKLTLNAIPFDEPIIMVTYISIILIGLCVSFSITYFKKWKYLWFEWFTTVDHKKISIMYGILAFIMLFRGFVDAILMRTQQVIASSGNIGFLPPHHYDQIFTAHGVIMIFFVAMPLVIGLMNLVVPLQIGARDVAFPFLNNLSFWLNVSGAILLTLSLGIGEFAQTGWLAYPPLSGIKYSPGVGVDYWIWSLQISGIGTTLTGVNFLVTILKMRAPGMSFFKMPVFTWASLCTNILIVISFPVLTTTLLLLTLDRCFDFHFFTNDFGGNAMMYVNLIWIWGHPEVYILVLPVFGVFSEVVATFSKKRLFGYVSLVWATLAITILSFIVWLHHFFTMGAGANVNAFFGITTMIIAIPTGVKIFNWLFTMYQGRVYMHSSMLWTIGFLITFSIGGMTGVLLSIPPADFILHNSLFLVAHFHNVIIGGVVFGCFAGINYWFPKLFGFILNEVWGKRAFWFWIIGFFTAFMPLYFLGFMGMTRRLSQNIDMEFHFLLSIAAIGAVLIGIGILCQIIQFWVSVRDRHVNLDITGDPWDGRTLEWSTSSPAPLYNFAIIPNVKNKDDFWERKKQKNQVQKNQYNEIHMPKNTGLGVFISFFSLMFGFSAVWNIIWLCCLSFLIIIISLIVKSIDENSEYTISVKEIKSIENKYLENCKKAGLK
- the cyoC gene encoding cytochrome o ubiquinol oxidase subunit III; this encodes MIKEKIRNNKLFGLWIYLMSDCIIFAVLFAVYAIFSSNFSTNFINHKIFNLSYVFFETFILLLSSLSCGMLTIQKNKKNIKIIYFYLFVTFFLGLSFLLMEINEFHELILEKFSPSQHAFFSIFFTLVGVHGAHVFLGLIFILSILYQLFNLGITETIRIRILCFSLFWHFLDIIWICVFTFVYLNGVI
- the cyoA gene encoding ubiquinol oxidase subunit II, giving the protein MISINFNNFFKTLLLISVFFTLHGCNSVVLNPHGTIAIKECSILLVSFLMMLVVIIPVIFMTIYFSVKYRASNINEKYKPDWSDSKKIEVVVWTVPVLIISFLAFLTWNYSHILDPQKSIISKNKPIKIDVISLDWRWLFIYPEYHIATINEIMFPVNTPIIFHITSNSVMNSFFIPSLGSQIYAMPGMITKLNLIANDPGKYKGISSNYSGRGFSNMKFTAISVLNIKTFENWIKKAQKSPKKLNNINIFNLISFPSENHFIEYFSDVKKNLFNEIINDTYLNKKVFKH